In Deinococcus maricopensis DSM 21211, one genomic interval encodes:
- a CDS encoding globin, whose protein sequence is MMHLTEGGTLYDRIGPERLHDLLTRFYAHVRATPDLAAIFPGDWDTTLEKQEAFMTGFTGGPPLYHERYGHPRLRARHLPFPVTPSRARLWLACMRRALDDTLGIDRDTAAELYAALTRVATHMVNTPEPTPEEVPA, encoded by the coding sequence ATGATGCACCTCACCGAAGGCGGCACCCTGTACGACCGCATCGGCCCGGAGCGGCTGCATGACCTGCTCACGCGCTTCTACGCGCACGTCCGCGCCACGCCCGACCTCGCGGCCATCTTCCCGGGCGACTGGGACACCACCCTCGAAAAGCAGGAGGCGTTCATGACCGGCTTCACCGGCGGCCCGCCCCTGTACCACGAACGCTACGGGCACCCGCGCCTCCGCGCCCGCCACCTCCCGTTCCCGGTGACGCCCTCCCGCGCGCGCCTGTGGCTCGCCTGCATGCGCCGCGCCCTCGACGACACGCTCGGCATCGACCGCGACACCGCCGCCGAGCTGTACGCGGCCCTCACACGCGTCGCCACGCACATGGTCAACACCCCCGAGCCCACCCCCGAGGAGGTCCCCGCATGA
- a CDS encoding YczE/YyaS/YitT family protein, with amino-acid sequence MAAPSAPLARTASWPTAARSALLLVGLLLFGASVRLMLDARVGVGPWDALNAGLVQHVPITFGQGSILIGAVLVALAYAWLRVRPGLGTVLNMVLIGVFIDLLAPFSPHPTALPVQWAQFAFGVLLMGFATGTYIASRFGAGPRDGLVLGLGERYAWPVARVRTGVELLVVAVAVVLGGPVGWGTLAFALSIGPSMALGLRLYGLERRK; translated from the coding sequence ATGGCCGCGCCCTCCGCCCCCCTCGCCCGCACCGCCTCCTGGCCCACCGCCGCCCGCTCCGCGCTGCTGCTGGTGGGCCTGCTGCTGTTCGGCGCGTCCGTGCGCCTCATGCTCGACGCGCGCGTCGGCGTCGGCCCATGGGACGCCCTGAACGCCGGCCTGGTGCAGCACGTGCCCATCACCTTCGGGCAGGGCAGCATCCTGATCGGCGCGGTCCTCGTGGCGCTTGCGTACGCGTGGCTGCGGGTCCGCCCGGGCCTCGGCACCGTCCTGAACATGGTGCTGATTGGCGTGTTCATCGACCTGCTCGCGCCGTTCTCCCCGCACCCGACCGCGCTGCCCGTGCAGTGGGCGCAGTTTGCGTTCGGGGTGCTGCTGATGGGCTTCGCCACCGGCACGTACATCGCCTCGCGCTTCGGCGCCGGTCCGCGCGACGGCCTCGTCCTTGGCCTCGGTGAACGCTACGCGTGGCCGGTTGCGCGCGTCCGCACCGGCGTGGAACTCCTCGTCGTCGCTGTTGCCGTGGTCCTCGGCGGGCCCGTCGGGTGGGGCACGCTGGCGTTCGCGCTCAGCATCGGCCCTAGCATGGCCCTCGGCCTGCGCCTCTACGGCCTGGAACGCCGCAAGTAA
- a CDS encoding helix-turn-helix transcriptional regulator — protein sequence MSAVPSAPAPAAPERTKTRLLELLKQQRCHTVQALADELGVSVPAARRHLADLTEAGLVEPSTEKPFGRGRPQNVYRLTERGEASFPKRYASLCVDVLEHVQALFGEGAVLQVMDARRAQLAREWAPLLQGDLPEKLTRLAQLLCDAGYAARATFENGHWYLIEGNCPNLTVARRYGELCAAELDLYRELLGVPVTRETRIACAAPSCRYRIG from the coding sequence ATGAGCGCTGTTCCCTCTGCCCCGGCGCCCGCCGCGCCGGAACGCACCAAGACGCGGCTGCTGGAGCTGCTCAAGCAGCAGCGCTGCCATACCGTGCAGGCCCTCGCGGATGAGCTGGGCGTCAGCGTGCCGGCAGCGCGCCGGCACCTCGCGGACCTCACCGAGGCGGGCCTCGTGGAGCCCAGCACCGAGAAGCCGTTCGGGCGTGGGCGTCCGCAGAACGTGTACCGCCTGACGGAGCGCGGCGAGGCGTCGTTCCCGAAGCGCTACGCGTCGCTGTGCGTGGACGTGCTGGAGCACGTGCAGGCCCTGTTCGGGGAGGGGGCGGTGCTGCAGGTCATGGACGCGCGCCGCGCGCAGCTCGCGCGCGAGTGGGCGCCGCTGCTGCAAGGCGATCTGCCCGAGAAGCTCACGCGGCTCGCGCAGCTGCTGTGCGACGCGGGGTACGCGGCTCGGGCTACCTTCGAGAACGGGCACTGGTACCTGATTGAGGGGAACTGCCCGAACCTGACGGTCGCGCGGCGCTACGGAGAGCTGTGCGCGGCCGAACTGGACCTGTACCGCGAGCTGCTGGGCGTGCCGGTCACGCGCGAGACGCGCATCGCGTGCGCGGCACCGAGCTGCCGCTACCGGATCGGGTGA
- a CDS encoding 2'-5' RNA ligase family protein yields the protein MSLYSLVVWPPDELDGWLTRHQAALGVAGYGPPHLNVRTPFQWDGDESDLAARFRRALDGVRPFDVRVKGWRRFPHVFFLEMQRTPELLDLHERALAVEALPGGTRDGSGFIPHLTMALGVCSWAENPLWAQVALLDPPLMGWRVREVALTREHQGALIEVRRYPLT from the coding sequence GTGTCGCTGTACAGCCTGGTGGTGTGGCCGCCGGACGAACTGGACGGCTGGCTGACGCGGCATCAGGCGGCGCTGGGCGTCGCGGGGTACGGGCCGCCGCACCTGAACGTCCGCACACCCTTTCAGTGGGACGGGGACGAGTCGGACCTCGCCGCGCGCTTCCGGCGGGCCCTGGACGGCGTGCGCCCGTTCGACGTGCGCGTGAAGGGGTGGCGGCGTTTCCCGCACGTGTTCTTCCTGGAGATGCAGCGCACGCCGGAGCTGCTGGACCTGCACGAGCGGGCGCTGGCGGTGGAGGCCCTGCCGGGCGGCACGCGCGACGGCAGCGGGTTCATTCCGCACCTGACGATGGCGCTCGGCGTGTGCTCGTGGGCGGAGAACCCGCTGTGGGCGCAGGTGGCGCTGCTGGACCCCCCCCTGATGGGCTGGCGGGTGCGGGAGGTGGCGCTGACGCGCGAGCATCAGGGCGCGCTCATCGAGGTCCGCCGCTACCCGCTCACCTGA
- a CDS encoding Mrp/NBP35 family ATP-binding protein: MHQDDVLAALRTVNDPELHRDLVSLGMVKGVRVDGDRVDVHVELTTPACPLRGTIEADVRRAVEAAGARDVRVEFSARVAPPAQPALPGVKHVLLVGSGKGGVGKSSVAANIAASLAADGARVGLMDADVYGPSIAHMMGASGEKVTATEDRKMRPLERHGVKFISMGNLSPAGQALVWRGPMLHSAVQQFLKDAAWGELDYLIVDLPPGTGDVQLSITQSVNVTGAVIVTTPQDVALIDAARAVDMFRKASVPILGVVENMSYFVAPDTGITYDIFGRGGARKLGGLTVLGEVPLDTEVRQDADGGVPSVLAHPQSAASVALRSVARTLAGRVSVQALDVLPMV, translated from the coding sequence ATGCATCAAGACGACGTGCTCGCGGCCCTTCGCACGGTGAACGACCCGGAACTCCACCGTGACCTCGTGTCGCTGGGCATGGTGAAGGGCGTGCGCGTGGACGGGGACCGCGTGGACGTCCACGTGGAACTCACGACGCCCGCCTGCCCCCTGCGCGGCACCATCGAAGCGGACGTGCGCCGCGCCGTGGAGGCCGCTGGCGCGCGGGACGTGCGCGTGGAGTTCAGTGCGCGCGTCGCGCCGCCGGCGCAGCCGGCCCTGCCGGGCGTGAAGCACGTGCTGCTGGTCGGCAGCGGCAAGGGCGGCGTGGGCAAGAGCAGCGTCGCGGCGAACATCGCGGCGTCACTCGCGGCGGACGGCGCGCGCGTGGGCCTGATGGACGCGGACGTGTACGGGCCAAGCATCGCGCACATGATGGGCGCGAGCGGCGAGAAGGTCACCGCCACCGAGGACCGCAAGATGCGTCCGCTGGAGCGGCACGGCGTGAAGTTCATCAGCATGGGGAACCTCTCCCCCGCCGGGCAGGCGCTGGTGTGGCGCGGGCCGATGCTGCACTCCGCCGTGCAGCAGTTCCTGAAGGACGCCGCGTGGGGCGAACTGGATTACCTGATCGTGGACCTGCCGCCCGGCACCGGCGACGTGCAGCTGTCCATCACGCAGAGCGTGAACGTGACGGGCGCCGTGATCGTTACGACGCCGCAGGACGTGGCGCTCATCGACGCGGCGCGCGCCGTGGACATGTTCCGCAAGGCGAGCGTGCCGATTCTGGGCGTCGTCGAGAACATGAGCTACTTCGTCGCGCCGGACACCGGGATCACGTACGACATCTTCGGGCGGGGTGGGGCGCGCAAACTGGGTGGCCTGACGGTCCTCGGCGAGGTGCCGCTCGACACGGAAGTGCGGCAGGACGCGGACGGCGGCGTGCCGAGCGTGCTCGCGCACCCGCAGAGCGCGGCGAGCGTGGCGCTGCGTTCGGTGGCGCGTACCCTGGCGGGCCGGGTGAGCGTGCAGGCGCTCGACGTCCTGCCGATGGTCTGA